A single genomic interval of Camelina sativa cultivar DH55 chromosome 11, Cs, whole genome shotgun sequence harbors:
- the LOC104727321 gene encoding mitogen-activated protein kinase kinase kinase NPK1-like codes for MEWIRGETIGYGTFSTVSLASSPSNNGSGEFPTFMAVKSADSYGAASLANEKAVLDKLGDECDEIVRCFGDDRTVENGEEMHNLFLEYASRGSLESYLKKLGGEGLPESTVRRHTGSVLRGLRHIHANGFAHCDLKLGNILLFGDGAVKIADFGLAKRVGEVTALNEGVQIRGTPLYMAPEAVNDNEYGSEGDVWALGCAVVEMFSGKTAWSFKEGSNFMSLLIRIGVGDEVPMIPEELSEQGRDFLTKCFVKDPKKRWTAEMLLHHPFVAVDLDHDGLVEEEESFVVNLKTKEEVSTSPRCPFEFPDWDSVSSGSQTIDSPDERVASLAADSIPDWSVTSSWVTVR; via the exons ATGGAGTGGATTCGAGGAGAAACGATCGGATACGGAACGTTTTCTACAGTGAGTCTAGCGTCGTCGCCTTCTAATAACGGTTCCGGAGAGTTTCCGACGTTCATGGCCGTGAAATCCGCAGACTCATACGGCGCTGCTTCGTTGGCGAACGAGAAAGCAGTACTGGACAAGCTCGGAGACGAATGCGACGAGATCGTACGATGTTTCGGCGATGATCGGACGGTTGAAAACGGAGAAGAGATGCATAACTTGTTCTTGGAATACGCTTCCAGAGGGAGCTTGGAGAGTTATCTCAAGAAACTAGGCGGTGAAGGTCTACCGGAATCAACCGTACGCCGTCACACGGGATCGGTGCTCAGAGGACTACGACACATCCACGCTAACGGATTCGCTCACTGCGATTTAAAACTCGGGAATATTCTGTTGTTCGGTGACGGCGCCGTTAAGATTGCCGATTTCGGATTGGCCAAGAGGGTTGGGGAAGTGACGGCGTTAAACGAAGGAGTTCAGATTAGAG GTACGCCGTTGTATATGGCGCCGGAAGCTGTTAACGATAACGAATATGGATCAGAAGGTGACGTGTGGGCTTTGGGATGCGCTGTAGTTGAGATGTTTAGTGGCAAAACGGCGTGGAGTTTTAAAGAAGGATCGAACTTCATGTCGTTGTTGATACGCATCGGTGTTGGTGACGAGGTTCCGATGATTCCCGAGGAGTTGTCGGAACAAGGAAGAGATTTTTTGACAAAGTGTTTCGTTAAAGATCCCAAGAAGAGATGGACGGCTGAGATGCTTTTACACCATCCGTTTGTAGCCGTCGATCTTGATCACGACGGtttagtagaagaagaagaaagcttcgtTGTTAACCTGAAAACAAAGGAGGAAGTCTCTACATCGCCGAGATGCCCTTTCGAGTTTCCCGATTGGGATTCGGTTTCTTCCGGTTCACAAACGATCGATTCGCCGGATGAGAGGGTTGCGAGTTTGGCGGCTGATTCGATCCCTGATTGGTCTGTCACCAGTAGCTGGGTCACCGTTCGGTGA